One window of Medicago truncatula cultivar Jemalong A17 chromosome 2, MtrunA17r5.0-ANR, whole genome shotgun sequence genomic DNA carries:
- the LOC25481000 gene encoding sucrose nonfermenting 4-like protein isoform X1 — protein sequence MDHVRDVGSVVGTVLIPMRFVWPYGGSSVFLSGSFTRWSELLPMSPVEGCPTVFQVIYRLPPGYHQYKFFVDGEWRHDEHQPYVHGQYGIVNTVLLATDPNYIPVITSDIASGNNMDVDNETFRRMQVRVTDGTLNEVLPRISDTDVQISRQRISAFLSMHTAYELLPESGKVVALDVDLPVKQAFHILHEQGIYMAPLWDICKGQFVGVLSALDFVLILRELGNRGSNLTEEELETHTISAWKEGKPYLNRQINGHGTAFSRHLIHAGPYDNLKDIAMKVLQKEVSTIPIIHSSSEDGSSPQLLHLASLSGILKCICRYFRHCSSSLPILQLPICAIPVGTWVPKIGESNRRPLAVLRPSSSLASALNLLVQAQASSIPIVDDNDSLLDIYCRSDIMALAKDRAYTHINLDEMTVQQALQLGQDVCSPYEPRSQRCQMCLRSDSLHKVIERLANPGVRRIVIVEAGSKRLEGIVSLSDIFKFFLS from the exons ATGGATCATGTAAGGGATGTGGGTAGTGTAGTGGGGACTGTGCTGATTCCCATGCGGTTTGTTTGGCCTTATGGTGGAAGTAGTGTTTTTCTCAGCGGTTCTTTCACACG GTGGTCTGAGCTTTTGCCAATGTCTCCGGTGGAAGGTTGCCCAACAGTGTTTCAAGTTATTTACAGATTGCCCCCTGGTTACCATCAG TACAAGTTTTTTGTTGATGGAGAATGGCGGCACGATGAGCATCAACCTTATGTACATGGACAATATGGGATAGTCAACACTGTCTTATTGGCAACTGATCCTAACTACATACCTGTTATAACTTCAGACATTGCTTCAGGAAATAACATGGATGTGGATAATGAGACTTTTCGCCGCATG CAGGTCCGGGTGACAGACGGTACATTGAACGAGGTGCTTCCAAGAATATCAGATACTGATGTACAAATCTCTCGTCAGCGTATTTCTGCGTTTCTGTCTATGCACACAGCTTATGAATTACTTCCTGAGTCAGGCAAG GTTGTTGCATTGGATGTTGATTTACCAGTGAAACAAGCATTTCATATACTACATGAGCAG GGAATATACATGGCTCCTCTCTGGGACATTTGCAAGGGGCAATTTGTTGGTGTTCTTAGTgctttggattttgttttaattttaagggAG TTGGGGAACCGTGGATCTAATCTGACAGAAGAGGAGCTTGAAACACATACCATATCGGCTTGGAAAGAAGGAAAACCATATCTCAATAGACAGATCAATGGACATGGAACTGCATTTTCTAgacatcttatccat GCAGGGCCATATGATAATTTGAAAGATATCGCCATGAAGGTCTTGCAAAAGGAGGTTTCAACAATTCCTATTATCCATTCATCTTCTGAAGATGGTTCTTCTCCACAGTTATTGCATCTTGCTTCACTTTCAGGAATACTCAAAT GCATTTGTAGGTATTTTAGGCATTGCTCTAGTTCATTGCCTATACTACAACTTCCAATCTGTGCAATACCTGTGGGCACATGGGTGCCCAAAATCGGGGAATCAAATCGGCGGCCTCTAGCAGTGCTGAGACCAAGCTCATCTCTTGCTTCAGCCCTAAATTTATTAGTTCAAG CCCAAGCAAGTTCAATAccaattgttgatgataatgacTCACTACTGGATATATATTGTCGGAG TGATATAATGGCTTTGGCAAAGGACAGGGCATATACACATATCAATCTTGATGAAATGACTGTTCAACAG GCTTTGCAGCTGGGCCAGGACGTGTGTAGTCCCTACGAGCCGAGAAGCCAAAGATGTCAGATGTGTTTGCGTTCTGATTCACTGCATAAAGTGATTGAGCGTTTGGCAAATCCAGGTGTGAGGCGGATTGTCATCGTGGAAGCTGGTAGTAAGCGTTTAGAAGGCATTGTCTCATTGAGTGACATATTCAAGTTCTTTCTCAGTTAG
- the LOC25481000 gene encoding sucrose nonfermenting 4-like protein isoform X2: MDHVRDVGSVVGTVLIPMRFVWPYGGSSVFLSGSFTRWSELLPMSPVEGCPTVFQVIYRLPPGYHQYKFFVDGEWRHDEHQPYVHGQYGIVNTVLLATDPNYIPVITSDIASGNNMDVDNETFRRMVRVTDGTLNEVLPRISDTDVQISRQRISAFLSMHTAYELLPESGKVVALDVDLPVKQAFHILHEQGIYMAPLWDICKGQFVGVLSALDFVLILRELGNRGSNLTEEELETHTISAWKEGKPYLNRQINGHGTAFSRHLIHAGPYDNLKDIAMKVLQKEVSTIPIIHSSSEDGSSPQLLHLASLSGILKCICRYFRHCSSSLPILQLPICAIPVGTWVPKIGESNRRPLAVLRPSSSLASALNLLVQAQASSIPIVDDNDSLLDIYCRSDIMALAKDRAYTHINLDEMTVQQALQLGQDVCSPYEPRSQRCQMCLRSDSLHKVIERLANPGVRRIVIVEAGSKRLEGIVSLSDIFKFFLS, encoded by the exons ATGGATCATGTAAGGGATGTGGGTAGTGTAGTGGGGACTGTGCTGATTCCCATGCGGTTTGTTTGGCCTTATGGTGGAAGTAGTGTTTTTCTCAGCGGTTCTTTCACACG GTGGTCTGAGCTTTTGCCAATGTCTCCGGTGGAAGGTTGCCCAACAGTGTTTCAAGTTATTTACAGATTGCCCCCTGGTTACCATCAG TACAAGTTTTTTGTTGATGGAGAATGGCGGCACGATGAGCATCAACCTTATGTACATGGACAATATGGGATAGTCAACACTGTCTTATTGGCAACTGATCCTAACTACATACCTGTTATAACTTCAGACATTGCTTCAGGAAATAACATGGATGTGGATAATGAGACTTTTCGCCGCATG GTCCGGGTGACAGACGGTACATTGAACGAGGTGCTTCCAAGAATATCAGATACTGATGTACAAATCTCTCGTCAGCGTATTTCTGCGTTTCTGTCTATGCACACAGCTTATGAATTACTTCCTGAGTCAGGCAAG GTTGTTGCATTGGATGTTGATTTACCAGTGAAACAAGCATTTCATATACTACATGAGCAG GGAATATACATGGCTCCTCTCTGGGACATTTGCAAGGGGCAATTTGTTGGTGTTCTTAGTgctttggattttgttttaattttaagggAG TTGGGGAACCGTGGATCTAATCTGACAGAAGAGGAGCTTGAAACACATACCATATCGGCTTGGAAAGAAGGAAAACCATATCTCAATAGACAGATCAATGGACATGGAACTGCATTTTCTAgacatcttatccat GCAGGGCCATATGATAATTTGAAAGATATCGCCATGAAGGTCTTGCAAAAGGAGGTTTCAACAATTCCTATTATCCATTCATCTTCTGAAGATGGTTCTTCTCCACAGTTATTGCATCTTGCTTCACTTTCAGGAATACTCAAAT GCATTTGTAGGTATTTTAGGCATTGCTCTAGTTCATTGCCTATACTACAACTTCCAATCTGTGCAATACCTGTGGGCACATGGGTGCCCAAAATCGGGGAATCAAATCGGCGGCCTCTAGCAGTGCTGAGACCAAGCTCATCTCTTGCTTCAGCCCTAAATTTATTAGTTCAAG CCCAAGCAAGTTCAATAccaattgttgatgataatgacTCACTACTGGATATATATTGTCGGAG TGATATAATGGCTTTGGCAAAGGACAGGGCATATACACATATCAATCTTGATGAAATGACTGTTCAACAG GCTTTGCAGCTGGGCCAGGACGTGTGTAGTCCCTACGAGCCGAGAAGCCAAAGATGTCAGATGTGTTTGCGTTCTGATTCACTGCATAAAGTGATTGAGCGTTTGGCAAATCCAGGTGTGAGGCGGATTGTCATCGTGGAAGCTGGTAGTAAGCGTTTAGAAGGCATTGTCTCATTGAGTGACATATTCAAGTTCTTTCTCAGTTAG
- the LOC120578299 gene encoding uncharacterized protein has product MATTEQENSDLREEVSNLKEGMEKITAMMIDMMAAQAQASQAQNAQTTQAHVEASQSAGSPAIQPIPTTSADTSQPIPTGSTAAVGTTQPLVTDMYNSGFHPVGPSGFSFPPQYCMPPGYPWGMPLATNEGFRHNAPEMQFPLGQQQTPFYQTDQPFPQATMTYAGPLVHAAQQEEEQVYHSNSVAGDDRVGNLEEKYDAVHKELKSIRGKEVFSHNLNDLCLVADVVIPPKFKVPTFEKYTGNTCPEMHLIMYVRRMTAHRKNEPLLIYCFQDSLAGPALTWYMNLKGVTTFEELANAFIQQYKYNSYLTPNRKELQAMTQGDKESFKEYAQRFIQKSAQIRPPLEEREVADMFYETLSPFYSEKMLLCASQKFTDMVDAGVRIEEWVRKGRGSKDGASSGGYSGSLTSGSSNGNRKFGNGYPKKNPQEVGMVAHGGSQPVYPNYPYVANIPSPIPAPQNPNYQPQRPQAHRPYYPPLYQSQSYQPQPFYQQPYYPLPPQQQQPRQPRPPPQQPQPRQPRPPRNQFPPIPMLYGDLLPSLLARGLVQVKPRPPVPNPLPHWYRPDLTCEFHQGAPGHDIEHCYPLKDAVQRLIHNKDLSFNDPNPIAPNNPLPPHGPTVNMIENYQEDDLVTNAQDVRTPLVPMHVKMCNVGMFSHDHINCEVCSADPHGCIQVQNDVQGLMDQGELVVTREDKNICVVIPVFKDRTKPIGVVTPIFKDNVKTIVNPLAICVPKPKLFFSQKAIPYSYESTGIEDGKGVLLGPSTSVDNIAENSQILRSGRILPAVVQAKNKAPVIELVPIPNPSKGKSVGQPSGTDNDEILKLIKKSDYKIVDQLLQTPSKISIMSLLTSSDAHREALMKVLNQAYVDHDVTLDQFGSIVGNVTACNNLSFSEEDLPVEGNNHNMALHISVMCKTDSLSNVLIDTGSSLNVMAKTTFDKLTYSDGFIRPSCVSVRAFDGSRKTVWGEIDLPITIGPQEFKVTFQIMDIQASYSCLLGRPWIHEAGAVTSTLHQKLKFVSHGKLVTVSGESALLVSHLSSFSFIGGESPDGTSFQGFSVESGTTKGETCMASLRDAQRVIQEGKAEGWGQLVQLPENKRKEGLGFSGNKQVVFDPTRGTFHSAGFINTPPETNAILEDQSEEVAPDFVTPDGNCCNWIAVDIPSAIPFSKLSISEPVERSDPMLPPNWEFPVYEAWVEEDEEIPNELRWMLEQERKAIQPHKEEIESINLGTEEDKKEIKIGASLEASVKNRIIELLREYDDIFAWSYKDMPGLDPDVVEHRLPLKPECPPVKQKLRRSHPDMALKIKEEVRKQIDAGFLITSEYPQWLANIVPVPKKDGKVRMCVDYRDLNKASPKDDFPLPHIDVLVDSTARCKVFSFMDGFSGYNQIKMAPEDREKTSFITPWGAFCYLVMPFGLINAGATYQRGMTKIFHDMIHKEIEVYVDDMIVKSGTEEEHAEYLLKMFQRLRKYKLRLNPNKCTFGVRSGKLLGFIVSQKGIEVDPDKVKAIREMPAPKTEKQVRGFLGRLNYISRFISHMTATCGPIFKLLRKDQGIVWTEDCQKAFDSIKGYLLEPPILVPPVEGRPLIMYLTVLDDSMGCVLGQQDKTGKKEHAIYYLSKKFTDCESRYSMLEKTCCALAWAAKRLRHYMVYHTTWLISKMDPIKYLFEKPALTGRIARWQMLLSEYDIVYRTQKAIKGSVLADHLAHQPIEDYQPIKFDFPDEEIMYLKMKDCDEPLFGEGPDPDSKWGLIFDGAVNVFGNGIGAVILTPKGTHIPFTARLRFDCTNNIAEYEACIMGIEEAIDLRIKNMEIYGDSALVIN; this is encoded by the exons ATGGCAACTACTGAACAAGAGAACAGTGACCTTAGGGAGGAGGTTAGTAACCTCAAGGAAGGTATGGAGAAGATAACCGCAATGATGATTGACATGATGGCCGCACAGGCACAAGCCTCTCAAGCGCAAAATGCTCAGACCACTCAGGCACATGTTGAAGCTTCTCAGTCTGCTGGTTCTCCTGCAATCCAGCCAATTCCTACTACTTCTGCTGATACTTCACAACCAATTCCTACTGGTTCCACCGCAGCTGTTGGTACTACACAACCTTTGGTGACTGACATGTACAATTCAGGCTTCCATCCCGTTGGACCTTCCGGTTTCTCTTTCCCTCCTCAGTACTGTATGCCGCCAGGCTACCCGTGGGGCATGCCACTCGCAACTAATGAAGGTTTTCGTCATAATGCGCCGGAAATGCAGTTCCCTCTTGGCCAGCAACAAACACCGTTCTACCAGACCGACCAGCCTTTTCCTCAGGCTACTATGACTTATGCCGGACCCCTCGTGCATGCTGCTCAGCAAGAGGAGGAACAAGTGTACCATTCCAATAGTGTGGCTGGTGATGATAGAGTGGGTAACTTAGAAGAAAAGTACGATGCGGTACATAAAGAGTTGAAGAGTATCCGGGGTAAGGAAGTGTTTAGCCATAATTTGAATGACCTCTGCTTGGTTGCGGATGTGGTTATACCTCCTAAGTTTAAAGTGCCGACCTTTGAGAAGTACACGGGGAATACTTGCCCTGAAATGCACTTAATCATGTATGTTAGGAGGATGACGGCTCATAGGAAGAATGAACCTCTACTCATCTACTGTTTTCAGGACAGTTTGGCTGGTCCCGCACTCACATGGTATATGAATTTGAAGGGTGTCACTACTTTTGAGGAATTGGCTAATGCCTTCATCCAGCAGTATAAATATAACTCTTATCTGACCCCTAACCGGAAAGAGCTGCAAGCTATGACTCAGGGTGATAAGGAATCTTTCAAAGAGTATGCCCAGCGCTTCATTCAGAAATCTGCTCAAATTCGTCCGCCTTTGGAAGAAAGAGAAGTGGCTGATATGTTCTATGAGACTCTGAGCCCTTTCTACTCAGAGAAGATGCTTCTTTGTGCTTCACAGAAGTTTACCGACATGGTAGACGCGGGTGTTCGTATTGAAGAATGGGTCCGTAAGGGACGGGGTAGTAAAGATGGTGCCTCTTCAGGTGGTTATTCAGGAAGTTTGACAAGTGGGTCATCCAATGGTAATAGGAAGTTCGGAAATGGGTACCCAAAGAAGAATCCTCAAGAGGTCGGCATGGTGGCTCATGGCGGATCCCAACCTGTATACCCCAACTACCCCTATGTTGCTAATATTCCATCACCCATCCCAGCTCCACAAAACCCAAACTATCAACCACAAAGGCCTCAAGCCCACCGTCCATATTATCCACCACTATATCAATCACAATCTTATCAGCCACAACCGTTTTACCAACAACCATACTATCCCCttccaccacaacaacaacagcctCGTCAGCCTCGTCCTCCACCACAACAACCACAGCCTCGTCAGCCTCGCCCTCCAAGAAATCAATTCCCTCCTATCCCTATGCTGTATGGAGACTTGTTACCCTCCCTACTCGCTAGGGGTCTTGTTCAAGTTAAACCACGTCCCCCGGTGCCGAACCCTTTACCTCATTGGTATCGCCCAGACCTTACTTGTGaattccatcaaggggcaccagggCACGACATTGAGCACTGTTACCCTCTCAAAGACGCAGTCCAAAGATTGATTCACAACAAGGACTTATCCTTCAATGACCCTAACCCTATTGCTCCAAACAACCCTCTGCCACCTCATGGGCCGACCGTTAACATGATTGAGAATTATCAGGAAGATGATCTCGTCACCAATGCTCAAGATGTCAGAACCCCGTTGGTTCCAATGCATGTGAAGATGTGTAACGTAGGTATGTTTAGCCACGATCATATCAATTGTGAAGTGTGTTCTGCGGATCCCCACGGGTGCATTCAAGTTCAAAATGATGTACAAGGGTTAATGGATCAAGGAGAGCTGGTTGTCACAAGAGAAGATAAGAACATTTGTGTTGTAATTCCTGTGTTTAAGGATAGGACGAAACCAATTGGTGTTGTTACTCCGATATTCAAAGACAATGTCAAGACAATTGTCAATCCTTTGGCAATTTGTGTGCCAAAACCCAAGCTGTTTTTCTCCCAGAAGGCTATTCCATATAGCTACGAATCTACAGGCATAGAGGATGGTAAAGGGGTACTTTTGGGTCCTTCAACTTCAGTAGATAACATTGCTGAGAATAGTCAAATTCTGAGAAGTGGACGTATTCTTCCGGCTGTTGTACAAGCAAAGAACAAAGCTCCGGTGATAGAATTAGTGCCAATACCAAATCCTAGCAAGGGTAAAAGTGTGGGTCAACCTAGTGGAACTGATAACGATGAAATTTTGAAACTGATAAagaaaagtgattataagatagTGGATCAGTTATTACAGACTCCATCCAAGATTTCTATCATGTCACTATTGACAAGTTCGGATGCTCATAGGGAAGCCTTGATGAAAGTATTGAATCAAGCCTACGTAGACCATGATGTGACTTTGGATCAATTTGGGAGCATTGTTGGAAATGTGACGGCATGCAACAACCTGAGTTTCAGTGAGGAAGACCTCCCGGTGGAGGGGAATAATCATAACATGGCCTTACATATCTCTGTTATGTGCAAAACAGATTCTCTGTCCAATGTCTTGATAGACACTGGTTCTTCCCTCAATGTGATGGCGAAGACAACCTTTGATAAATTGACGTATTCAGACGGATTTATTAGGCCCAGTTGCGTGTCGGTAAGGGCATTTGATGGATCCAGGAAGACGGTGTGGGGAGAAATAGATTTACCTATCACTATTGGGCCCCAAGAGTTTAAAGTTACATTCCAGATAATGGATATTCAAGCTTCCTATAGCTGTTTACTTGGTAGACCATGGATTCATGAAGCAGGGGCAGTAACATCCACTCTTCACCAAAAGCTAAAGTTTGTGAGtcatggaaagcttgttacagtGAGTGGGGAATCAGCTCTTTTGGTTAGCCATTTGTCGTCCTTTTCCTTCATTGGTGGTGAAAGTCCGGATGGAACGTCATTCCAAGGGTTCTCGGTTGAAAGCGGTACTACAAAAGGTGAAACATGCATGGCCTCTCTAAGGGATGCTCAGAGAGTAATCCAAGAAGGAAAAGCGGAAGGCTGGGGGCAATTAGTACAGCTGCCCGAGAACAAGCGCAAAGAAGGTTTGGGTTTCTCTGGCAATAAGCAAGTGGTGTTCGACCCAACTAGGGGCACTTTTCACAGTGCCGGATTCATTAATACACCACCTGAGACTAATGCAATTTTGGAAGATCAATCAGAAGAGGTGGCACCTGACTTTGTGACTCCTGATGGAAACTGCTGCAACTGGATTGCTGTTGACATCCCTTCTGCGATACCTTTTTCTAA ACTAAGCATAAGTGAGCCCGTTGAACGTAGTGACCCTATGCTTCCGCCCAACTGGGAGTTCCCTGTTTATGAGGCTTGGGTAGAGGAGGATGAAGAGATTCCTAATGAGCTCAGATGGATGTtagaacaagaaagaaaagccattcagcctcataAGGAAGAAATAGAATCGATCAACCTGGGTACTGAGGAAGATAAGAAAGAGATTAAGATTGGAGCGTCATTAGAGGCATCTGTCAAGAATAGGATAATTGAGCTTCTCAGAGAGTATGATGATATATTTGCGTGGTCCTACAAAGACATGCCGGGGTTAGACCCTGATGTTGTTGAACATCGTTTGCCTCTAAAGCCCGAGTGTCCTCCAGTCAAGCAGAAGTTAAGAAgatctcatccagatatggctctcaagatcaaagaggaagtgCGAAAGCAAATTGACGCAGGTTTCTTGATTACCTCTGAATATCCTCAATGGTTGGCCAACATAGTGCCCGTTCCgaagaaagatggtaaggtcagaatgtgtgttgactatCGGGATTTAAACAAAGCTAGTCCAAAGGATGATTTCCCTTTACCTCACATTGATGTATTGGTTGATAGTACTGCTAGAtgcaaggtgttctccttcatggatgggtTTTCCGGGTATAACCAGATCAAGATGGCTccggaagatagagaaaagacgtctttcatcACGCCATGGGGCGCTTTCTGCTACTTAGTAATGCCATTTGGATTGATAAATGCTGGCGCCACTTACCAGAGAGGCATGACTAAAATATTCCATGATATGATACATAAAGAGAttgaagtatatgtggatgatatgattgtcaAGTCAGgcactgaagaagaacatgctgagtaTTTGTTAAAGATGTTTCaacggttgagaaagtacaaactccgattgaatcctaacaagTGTACCTTCGGTGTTAGATCTGGCAAGCTCTTGGGTTTCATTGTCAGTCAGAAAGGTATTGAAGTAGATCCCGACAAAGTCAAAGCTATCAGGGAAATGCCGGCTCCAAAGACAGAGAAACAAGTTAGAGGCTTTTTGGGAAGATTGAACTACATCTCCAGATTCATCTCCCATATGACTGCCACATGTGGACCGATATTCAAGTTACTCCGTAAAGATCAGGGGATCGTTTGGACGGAAGATTGCCagaaagcttttgatagcatcaaaggGTATTTGTTAGAACCTCCGATTCTTGTCCCTCCAGttgaaggaaggcctttgatcatgtacttgACTGTGTTGGATGATTCTATGGgctgcgtgcttggtcaacaagacaaaactggaaagaaagagcatgccaTTTACTACTTGAGTAAGAAGTTTACTGATTGTGAGTCCCGATATTCTATGCTTGAGAAAACTTGTTGCGCTTTGGCATGGGCCGCTAAGCGTCTCCGTCACTACATGGTTTACCACactacttggttgatatccaaaatggatccgatcaagtacCTTTTTGAGAAGCCGGCGTTAACAGGAAGAATTGCTCGTTGGCAGATGTTATTGTccgaatatgatattgtgtatCGCACTCAGAAAGCCATCAAGGGTAGTGTTCTTGCTGACCATTTGGCTCATCAACCAATTGAAGACTATCAGCCTATCAAGTTTGATTTCccagatgaagagatcatgtatttaaagatGAAAGATTGTGATGAACCGTTGTTTGGTGAAGGTCCTGATCCAGACTCTAAGTGGGGTTTGATTTTTGATGGAGCCGTCAATGTCTTTGGTAATGGAATAGGGGCAGTTATCCTTACTCCTAAAGGTACTCACATCCCTTTCACTGCAAGACTCCGGTTTGATTGCACGAATAATATTGCAGAATATGAAGCTTGCATCATGGgcattgaagaagccattgactTGAGGattaaaaatatggaaatatATGGAGATTCAGCTCTTGTGATTAACTag